A single genomic interval of Trichosurus vulpecula isolate mTriVul1 chromosome 6, mTriVul1.pri, whole genome shotgun sequence harbors:
- the SPTBN2 gene encoding spectrin beta chain, non-erythrocytic 2 isoform X1, translated as MNGDGFMGNGFNGVREPHYEATEGAQRPGSPLLSPAAFINSAQYASVLEGRFKQLQDEREAVQKKTFTKWVNSHLARVTCRVGDLYSDLRDGRNLLRLLEVLSGETLPKPTKGRMRIHCLENVDKALQFLKEQKVHLENMGSHDIVDGNHRLTLGLVWTIILRFQIQDISVETEDNKEKKSAKDALLLWCQMKTAGYPNVNVHNFTTSWRDGLAFNAIVHKHRPDLLEFESLRKCNAHYNLQNVFNLAEKELGLTKLLDPEDVNVDQPDEKSIITYVATYYHYFSKMKALAVEGKRIGKVLDYALEAERLVEKYESLASELLQWIEQTIVTLNDRQLANSLSGVQNQLQAFNSYRTVEKPPKFTEKGNLEVLLFTIQSKLRANNQKVYAPREGRLVSDINKAWERLEKAEHERELALRTELIRQEKLEQLAARFDRKAAMRETWLSENQRLVAQDNFGLELAAVEAAVRKHEAIETDIVAYSGRVQAVDAVAAELAAEHYHDIKRVAARQHNVARLWDFLRQMVAARRERLLINLELQKVFQDLFYLMDWMEEMRGRLQSQDLGKHLAGVEDLLQLHELVEADIAVQAERVRAVSASALRFSDPRAGYKPCDPQLVSQRVDALQQSYEGLCELAATRRAQLEESRRLWRFLWEVEEAEAWIREQQHLLASAEPGRDLTGVLRLLSKHAALRDEMSGRLGPLRLTLEQGRQLVAEGHPGAKQAAARGAELQAQWERLEALAEERARDLAQASSLYQFQAEAHDMETWLVDALRLVSSPELGHDEFSTQALAKQHRALEEEMRSHRAALDALKEQAAALPAAVAHAPEVQGRLPALECRYQELQARAGERARALEAALAHYTMLSEASACGLWVDEKEQWLNGLALPERLEDLEVVQQRFETLEPEMNALAARVTAVNSIAQQLLEAGPPSRESILATQKQLNHRWQRFRTLADGKKAALTSALSIQNYHLECTETQAWMREKIKVIESTQGLGNDLAGVLALQRKLAGTERDLEAIGTRVGALAQEAHALAAGHPAQAPAIETRLREVQDGWEGLRATMRRREESLGEARRLQDFLRSLDDFQAWLGRTQTAVASEEGPATLPEAEALLAQHAALRDEVERAKGEYSRLRAVGEEVTRDQADPQCLFLRQRLEALGTGWEELGRMWESRQARLAQAHGLQGFLRDARQAEGVLSSQEYVLSHTEMPGTLQAADAAIKKLEDFMSTMDANGERIRGLLEAGHQLVEGGNIHAEKIKEKADSIEKRHSKNQESAKQLLRRLRDNRERQHFLQECHELTLWIDEKMLTAQDVSYDEARNLHTKWQKHQAFMAELAANKDWLDKIDQEGQVLMSEKPELKPLVGEKLEALHKRWEELENTTQAKARSLFDANRAELFSQSCSALESWLGTLQAQLHSDDYGKDLTSVNILLKKQQMLEREMAVREKEVEAIQSQAKALAQEEHGAGEVERTSRAVEEKFRALYKPLKERCNRLLASREQHQFHRDVEDEILWVTERLPMASSTEHGKDLPSVQLLMKKNQTLQKEVQGHEPRIADLRERQQALGAAAGPELAARVAELQELWRRLGQELEQRGARLQDALRAQQFYRDAAEAEAWMGEQELHMMGQEKAKDELSAQAEVKKHQVLEQALVDYAHTVHQLAASSQDMIDGQHPESDRLTIRQAQVEKLYASLKELAVERRGRLLEHQRLCQLRRDLDDLEQWIQEREVVAASHELGQDYEHVTMLRDKFREFSRDTSTIGQERVDSANALADGLIAGGHAARATVAEWKDGLNEAWADLLELLDTRGQVLAAAHELQRFLHGARQALARIQHKQQQLPDGAGRDLNSAEALQRRHCAYEHDIQALSAQVQQVQDDGHRLQKAYAGEKAEEIGRHMQAVAEAWAQLQASSAGRRQLLLDTGDKFRFLQAVRELMLWMDGVNLQMDAQERPRDVSSADLMIKHHQGIKAEIEARADCFSSCIRLGQELLAKNHYASEEISEKLSQLQARRQETSDKWQEKVDWLQLVLEVLVFGRDAGVAEAWLCSQEPLVRSAELGCTVDEVESLIKRHEAFQKAAASWEERFSALEKLTALEEKEELQRRQREQEEEEKRRKKALSASVSPAVPPHRDHVDGQMAPEASQVGTHPRLPSSGEPVTVNGICTDTESSQPQSEPQRPDQSSSLEGPVSGVGEAANGPRGERQSRARGPAPSPMPQGRASESAYASTLPSRGPELSAQEQMEGLLCRKQEMEAFGKKAANRSWQTVYCVLRRSTLGFYKDARAANIGLPYHGEVPVSLARAQGSVALDYRKRKHVFKLGLQDGKEYLFQAKDEAEMSSWLRVVNAAIAAASPTSAEPEEPVVPSASRGMTRAMTMPPVSPASVEGPVVMRSKEGKERDREKRFSFFKKSK; from the exons ATGAATGGGGATGGGTTCATGGGGAATGGCTTCAATGGGGTCAGGGAGCCCCACTATGAGGCTACAGAGGGGGCCCAGCGCCCAGGGAGCCCCCTGCTCTCCCCTGCTGCTTTCATTAACTCTGCCCAGTATGCCAGCGTGTTGGAAGGCCGGTTCAAACAGCTCCAAG ATGAGCGAGAAGCTGTGCAGAAGAAAACCTTCACCAAGTGGGTGAACTCCCACCTGGCAAGAGTCACGTGCCGCGTGGGGGACCTGTACAGCGATCTTCGGGATGGGCGCAATCTGCTGAGATTGCTTGAAGTGCTTTCTGGAGAGACTTTG CCAAAACCCACCAAAGGCCGCATGCGCATCCATTGCCTGGAGAATGTGGACAAGGCTTTGCAGTTTCTGAAGGAGCAGAAGGTACATTTGGAGAACATGGGCTCCCATGACATTGTGGACGGTAACCACCGCCTGACGCTTGGGTTGGTCTGGACCATCATCTTACGATTCCAG ATTCAGGACATCAGTGTGGAGACAGAAGACAACAAGGAGAAGAAGTCAGCCAAGGATGCCCTGTTGTTGTGGTGCCAGATGAAGACCGCAGG GTACCCCAATGTCAACGTGCACAATTTCACCACCAGCTGGAGGGATGGGCTGGCCTTCAATGCCATTGTGCACAAACACCG GCCAGACCTGTTGGAGTTTGAGTCTCTGAGGAAATGCAACGCCCACTACAACTTACAGAATGTCTTCAACCTGGCCGAGAAGGAGCTGGGCCTCACTAAGCTGCTGGACCCAGAAG ATGTGAATGTGGACCAGCCTGATGAGAAATCCATCATTACCTATGTGGCCACATACTACCACTACTTCTCCAAGATGAAGGCCCTCGCCGTGGAAGGCAAGCGCATTGGCAAG GTGCTGGACTATGCCTTGGAAGCCGAGCGGCTAGTGGAGAAATACGAGTCTCTGGCGTCTGAGCTGCTGCAGTGGATCGAGCAGACCATCGTGACCCTCAATGACCGGCAGCTTGCCAACTCCCTGAGTGGCGTACAGAACCAGTTACAGGCCTTCAACTCGTACCGCACCGTGGAGAAGCCACCCAA GTTCACTGAGAAAGGGAACTTGGAAGTGCTGCTCTTCACCATCCAGAGCAAGCTCCGTGCCAACAACCAGAAAGTGTATGCCCCGCGGGAGGGCCGGCTCGTCTCAGACATCAACAAG GCTTGGGAACGCCTGGAGAAAGCGGAACATGAGCGGGAGCTGGCACTGCGCACTGAGCTGATCCGCCAGGAAAAGCTGGAGCAGCTGGCCGCCCGCTTTGACCGCAAGGCTGCCATGCGGGAGACCTGGCTTAGTGAGAATCAGCGCCTTGTGGCCCAG GATAATTTTGGCCTGGAGCTGGCGGCCGTGGAGGCCGCGGTGCGGAAGCACGAGGCAATCGAGACTGACATCGTGGCCTACAGTGGGCGTGTGCAGGCCGTGGACGCCGTGGCTGCAGAGCTGGCCGCCGAGCACTACCATGACATCAAGCGGGTGGCAGCCCGACAGCACAACGTGGCCCGGCTGTGGGACTTCCTGCGGCAGATGGTAGCAGCGCGGCGTGAGCGGCTGCTTATCAACCTTGAGCTGCAGAAAGTCTTCCAAGACCTCTTCTACCTCATGGATTGGATGGAGGAGATGAGG GGCCGACTGCAGTCTCAGGACCTGGGCAAGCACTTGGCTGGGGTGGAGGATTTGCTCCAGCTTCATGAGCTGGTGGAAGCTGACATCGCTGTGCAGGCCGAGCGGGTCCGGGCGGTCAGTGCCTCAGCCCTTCGGTTCAGTGACCCCAGGGCAG GCTATAAGCCGTGTGACCCTCAGCTTGTGTCCCAGCGCGTGGATGCCCTGCAGCAGAGCTATGAAGGCCTCTGTGAGCTGGCAGCCACACGGCGAGCCCAGCTGGAGGAGTCCCGCCGCCTCTGGCGCTTCCTCTGGGAAGTGGAAGAGGCAGAGGCCTGGATCCGGGAGCAGCAGCACCTCCTGGCATCAGCTGAGCCCGGCCGTGACCTCACGGGCGTCCTGCGGCTGCTCAGCAAGCATGCTGCCCTCCGAGACGAAATGAGTGGCCGCCTCGGCCCACTGAGGCTCACGCTGGAGCAGGGTCGTCAGCTGGTTGCAGAAGGCCATCCGGGAGCAAAGCAGGCAGCCGCACGCGGAGCTGAGCTGCAGGCCCAGTGGGAGCGCCTCGAAGCCCTGGCAGAAGAGCGGGCCCGGGATCTGGCCCAGGCTTCCAGCCTCTACCAGTTCCAAGCGGAGGCTCATGACATGGAGACATGGCTGGTGGATGCCCTGCGCTTGGTGTCCAGCCCGGAGCTGGGCCATGACGAGTTCTCCACCCAGGCCTTAGCCAAGCAGCACCGAGCCCTGGAAGAGGAGATGCGGAGCCACCGCGCTGCCTTGGATGCGCTGAAGGAACAGGCCGCGGCATTGCCAGCTGCCGTGGCCCACGCTCCTGAGGTGCAGGGCCGGCTGCCTGCGCTGGAGTGCCGCTACCAGGAGCTGCAGGCGCGAGCCGGTGAGCGGGCCCGGGCCCTGGAAGCCGCCCTTGCGCACTACACCATGCTCAGCGAGGCGAGCGCCTGTGGGCTCTGGGTGGATGAGAAGGAGCAGTGGCTCAATGGACTAGCCCTCCCTGAGCGCCTGGAGGAcctggaggtggtgcagcagcg GTTTGAAACTCTGGAGCCTGAAATGAACGCTCTGGCTGCCCGTGTCACTGCAGTCAACAGTATTGCCCAGCAGCTGCTGGAGGCCGGGCCACCTAGCCGGGAAAGCATCCTTGCCACCCAGAAGCAGCTCAACCATAG GTGGCAGCGATTCCGGACCCTCGCGGATGGCAAGAAAGCAGCCCTAACCTCTGCCCTGAGCATCCAGAACTACCACCTTGAGTGCACAGAGACCCAGGCGTGGATGAGGGAGAAGATCAAAGTGATCGAATCTACCCAGGGCCTGGGCAATGACCTGGCTGGAGTGCTGGCCCTTCAGCGCAAGCTGGCCGGCACAGAGCGGGACCTGGAAGCCATTGGAACCCGAGTGGGAGCCCTGGCCCAGGAGGCACACGCTCTGGCTGCTGGCCACCCCGCACAGGCCCCTGCCATCGAGACCCGGCTCCGTGAGGTCCAGGACGGCTGGGAGGGCTTGCGTGCCACCATGCGTCGCAGGGAGGAGTCACTGGGCGAGGCCCGGAGGCTGCAGGACTTTCTTCGGAGCTTGGATGACTTCCAGGCATGGCTGGGCCGCACCCAGACAGCTGTGGCCTCAGAAGAAGGGCCAGCCACCCTTCCTGAGGCAGAGGCGCTCCTGGCCCAACATGCAGCCCTGCGGGATGAGGTGGAGCGAGCTAAGGGCGAGTATAGTCGGCTTCGTGCTGTGGGCGAAGAGGTGACTCGTGACCAGGCTGATCCCCAGTGTCTCTTCCTGAGGCAGCGCCTGGAGGCTTTGGGGACCGGCTGGGAAGAACTGGGTCGCATGTGGGAGAGCCGCCAGGCCCGGCTGGCCCAAGCCCACGGCTTGCAAGGGTTTCTTCGGGATGCTCGGCAGGCTGAGGGCGTGCTTAGCAGCCAG gagtaTGTGCTGTCTCACACGGAGATGCCAGGGACCCTCCAAGCTGCCGATGCCGCCATCAAAAAGCTGGAGGATTTCATGAGCACCATGGATGCCAACGGGGAGCGGATCCGGGGGCTCCTGGAAGCAGGGCATCAGCTGGTGGAGGGTGGCAACATTCATGCAGAGAAGATCAAGGAGAAGGCAGACTCCATCGAGAAGAG GCACAGCAAGAATCAGGAGTCTGCCAAGCAGCTTCTCCGTCGTCTGCGGGACAACCGAGAGCGTCAGCACTTCTTACAAGAGTGCCACGAG CTGACACTGTGGATTGATGAGAAGATGCTGACAGCCCAAGATGTGTCCTACGACGAGGCTCGAAACCTGCACACGAAGTGGCAGAAACACCAGGCGTTCATGGCTGAGCTGGCGGCGAACAAGGACTGGCTGGACAAGATTGACCAG gaagGGCAGGTACTGATGTCGGAGAAGCCTGAGCTGAAGCCCCTGGTAGGGGAGAAGCTGGAGGCCCTCCACAAGCGATGGGAAGAGCTGGAAAACACCACCCAGGCAAAAGCCCGGAGCCTTTTCGATGCCAACCGAGCAGAGCTGTTTTCCCAGAGCTGCTCAGCCCTGGAGAGCTGGCTGGGCACCCTGCAGGCCCAGCTGCACTCGGACGACTATGGCAAGGACCTGACCAGTGTCAACATTCTCCTGAAGAAGCAGCAG ATGCTGGAACGGGAGATGGCCGTCCgggaaaaggaagtggaggccaTCCAGTCTCAGGCCAAGGCATTGGCCCAGGAGGAGCACGGGGCCGGAGAGGTGGAGAGGACCTCCCGAGCTGTGGAGGAGAAGTTCCGAGCCCTGTACAAGCCCCTGAAGGAGCGCTGCAACCGCCTGTTGGCCTCCCGCGAGCAGCACCAATTCCATCGGGATGTGGAGGATGAGATC CTGTGGGTGACTGAGCGGCTGCCAATGGCCAGCTCCACAGAGCATGGCAAGGACCTGCCCAGTGTCCAGCTGCTCATGAAGAAGAACCAG ACATTGCAGAAGGAGGTCCAGGGCCACGAGCCCCGCATCGCAGACCTGAGGGAGCGGCAGCAGGCTCTGGGGGCCGCAGCAGGGCCGGAACTGGCTGCCCGTGTGGCGGAGCTCCAGGAGCTGTGGAGGCGCCTGGGCCAGGAGCTGGAGCAGCGTGGGGCTCGCCTCCAGGACGCGCTCAGGGCCCAGCAGTTCTACCGCGATGCCGCAGAGGCTGAGGCCTGGATGGGTGAGCAGGAGCTGCACATGATGGGCCAAGAGAAGGCCAAG GATGAGCTGAGTGCTCAGGCAGAGGTCAAGAAGCACCAGGTCCTGGAACAAGCCCTGGTAGACTACGCACACACCGTCCACCAGCTGGCGGCCAGTAGCCAGGACATGATTGACGGCCAACATCCAGAGAG TGACCGGCTGACCATACGCCAAGCCCAGGTGGAAAAGCTGTACGCCAGCCTGAAAGAGCTGGCCGTGGAGAGGCGTGGACGACTGCTTGAGCACCAGCGGCTGTGCCAGCTGCGGCGGGACCTGGATGACCTGGAGCAGTGGATCCAGGAACGGGAGGTGGTGGCCGCTTCCCACGAGCTGGGCCAGGACTATGAGCACGTCACG ATGTTGCGGGACAAGTTCCGAGAATTCTCCCGAGACACCAGCACCATTGGTCAGGAGCGGGTGGACAGTGCCAATGCCCTGGCCGACGGGCTGATTGCAGGGGGCCATGCTGCCCGGGCGACAGTGGCTGAGTGGAAGGATGGGCTCAATGAGGCCTGGGCCGACCTCCTGGAGCTACTGGATACCCGAGGCCAGGTCCTGGCTGCTGCCCATGAGCTCCAGCGCTTCCTCCACGGGGCACGGCAGGCCTTGGCGCGGATCCAGCACAAGCAGCAGCAGTTGCCTGATGGAGCTGGCCGAGACCTGAATTCTGCCGAGGCCTTGCAGCGCAGACACTGTGCCTATGAACATGACATCCAGGCGCTGAGTGCCCAG GTGCAGCAGGTACAGGATGATGGCCACCGCCTACAGAAGGCCTACGCAGGTGAGAAGGCGGAGGAAATTGGCCGCCACATGCAGGCAGTGGCCGAGGCCTGGGCCCAGTTACAAGCTAGCTCAGCCGGACGACGCCAGCTTCTCCTGGACACCGGAGACAAGTTCCGCTTCCTGCAGGCCGTCCGCGAGCTCATGCTCTGGATGGATGGGGTGAACCTGCAGATGGATGCACAGGAAAGGCCCCG GGACGTGTCCTCTGCGGACCTGATGATCAAGCATCACCAGGGAATCAAAGCCGAGATCGAGGCCCGAGCTGACTGCTTCTCTTCCTGCATCCGCCTGGGCCAGGAGCTGCTGGCCAAGAACCACTACGCATCTGAGGAG ATCTCAGAGAAGCTGTCACAGCTGCAGGCGAGGCGCCAGGAGACATCCGACAAATGGCAGGAGAAGGTGGACTGGCTTCAGCTCG TTCTGGAAGTGCTGGTGTTTGGCCGAGATGCTGGTGTGGCTGAGGCCTGGCTCTGCAGCCAGGAGCCCCTGGTGCGAAGTGCTGAGCTGGGGTGCACGGTCGATGAGGTAGAGAGCCTCATCAAGAGACATGAGGCCTTCCAGAAAGCAGCTGCCTCTTGGGAGGAGCGCTTTAGCGCTCTGGAAAAGCTCACTGCA ttagaggagaaggaggagctaCAGAGGCGGCAgcgggagcaggaggaggaggaaaagcgAAGGAAGAAGGcgctttcagcctcagtttccccagcagtaCCTCCCCACAGGGATCACGTAGATggccagatggctccggaggccTCCCAGGTTGG GACCCACCCCCGGCTGCCATCCTCTGGGGAGCCGGTCACGGTCAACGGCATCTGCACCGACACGGAGTCATCACAG CCCCAGTCGGAGCCACAAAGACCAGACCAGAGCAGCTCCCTGGAAGGCCCC gtctctggggtgggggaggcagccAATGGACCCCGGGGAGAGAGACAAAGCCGGGCCCGAGGCCCTGCCCCTTCACCCATGCCCCAGGGCAGGGCATCTGAATCGGCCTACGCCTCTACACTGCCCTCTCGTGGCCCCGAGCTCTCAGCCCAGGAGCAGATGGAGGGCCTGCTCTGCCGCAAACAGGAGATGGAGGCCTTTGGCAAGAAGGCAGCCAACAG GTCATGGCAGACTGTGTACTGCGTCCTGCGTCGTAGCACCCTAGGCTTCTACAAGGACGCCCGAGCCGCAAACATCGGGCTGCCCTATCACGGAGAGGTGCCAGTCAGCCTAGCCAGAGCACAAGGCAGTGTGGCCCTGGACTACCGGAAACGCAAGCATGTCTTCAAGCTGGG TTTACAAGATGGAAAGGAGTACTTGTTCCAGGCCAAGGACGAG GCAGAGATGAGCTCATGGCTCCGGGTGGTGAATGCCGCCATTGCCGCAGCCTCTCCGACCTCCGCAGAACCCGAGGAGCCGGTGGTGCCCAGCGCTTCCCGGGGCATGACTCGGGCCATGACCATGCCCCCGGTGTCACCCGCCAGCGTAGAGGGGCCCGTCGTAATGCGCAGCAAGGAGGGCAAGGAGAGGGATCGAGAAAAACGCTTCAGCTTCTTCAAGAAGAGCAAGTAG